aactcactgttagcttttgaccattgccatgattagatatttcatgttacgagcttcgttttgatatgttgttcgcttgaatccgatgtacggtttaggagaaacgaccgttttaagtaatggcgtttcgcgaacgaaccattacccctcgccttactttgaaacattggttaaggcccttaaatgactaattggattatgaaacaattatgtaaagtggtttagacagttggtagggtactcgcgaaagaatcgccttaaaactcttaatggttaatttattaaaaatggtggagccgagggtactcgagcaacttaagtgaatcgttaagcgcaaaagcgaacgttagggtgtaattggttaaagtatagattcataagcgactttggtttaattccaaattatatgttgtttataggttaccagactcatcccaagccatttatcacccccagtcgctcaggcaagttttctacccgttatactgttgttgtgatgtatatatgtatatgcattatcttttgatagatgcatgatggttaattagcaaatcttgtgatatattggagcatgctgatatgggatatatacatgtctgtttcgtaatcttgatatctatctgttgattccaatgcttatagttgcataatacatatgctagagataagcagtagttgcgtatacccttagtataggggacccaaaggtgaacattttctaaaaccgggagtcgatgttcccgagtatattatatatatttatatataaatatagatatagttttcaaaactattaatcgaataaggtttattcaataactttatttttattaatgaataatactttgaatattcattcgaggacttatgactcggtttattttatttaatgaataatactttgaatattcattcgaggacttatgactcggtttattttatttaatgaatattattttgaatattcatttgaggacttatgactccgattatttactaaataatattctttatcttattaaataataatgtttcgataatcaaacttatttttgattattcaaataaagatagtactttcgtataagtatatctttggttatttaatattcatttcaagtatgagttttaaaacttctacttcaaattatttatatagagattatccatatgggaatattatttaaataataatattcagatattttctaatatatcgggactgatttatgtcattaaatcagcattactccaaacattcttaaaagcgttttcgagtcttcaaaatgattttaaaagttagagcggatcccaaaactcatttttgtatttaagatcttcctttcaaaggggatttaaatactcgctcaaaacctgagggatccggctctgtggtgtatttatattcgcaacaaggttgatgttttgataaatgaattgattacttacccaacattcgggaagtaagtccatctattgagtcggcataagcaacataggctcagtgggcgtccataaaagtgtaagtggctcagtgggagtccatcaaatgcgtaagtggctgagtggcagtccagcataaggtcctattacggccagggtgatgaccagagggaaattcgtccatctactagtagaaaaggttacttattggtatctttgcctgatcagcaagatatcgggtttatgttaaaattcttttctttccaaaattcattggatattacaaactctgttcatattttacatgagagaggtttccaggaaatgtataagagatatatatgtggatatatatatatcgggacttaatgaagtacctcgtaacttcatttcattcaataatatttcaaaaatttaatatattcaagtcttaacttgtggtctcatcaatgggatgaacttttgaaacttattatactttgaacagtggtaattcaagtagttttataaaaatggtataagtatagtgaagtaattggtaacttcatcttcctttaagcttatattcagtaagtaattaccttacacttgataaaggattctagtcagttatccatttagatacttgcattattgtttacactatatattatcttgcgggctgtaatgctcactcttgcttcatttcttcatcacacaacaacagttaggaaagatggccagactcaagagACCcggcgcaagcgcgtgggaagcatcccgcgtcttcccgttgatatcgtagctgttatagctgcagaggtagatctatttgtagatcaggcattctacttttgggaatcaattatgtataattataacttgtggcagataatggcaattaactataaacttatcaagtaattattttgggttgtaataacttttaaattgtggattcaaggacttgtacttatttcaatttcatctctgagactataacgtgttgtggtgtgtgttagtgtggggtcacagcatgaggttatttattattaattaagttaagtgatattgtggaaagaaagaccgtgacgacccggatccccgaccccggatctgggggtgttacattgagAATCTTAATGTATAGcggattggccatcctgataaataaCAGCATTTTCTTCTTTCATAtagtgtagttagtcttatcaaaagtaggcattttaatgctactgattttctgtgtattcattcttccaagatcttgaatttgtttgctttcagattttgctctgataccacttgttagataatgaagCACATACAGGGGGTAAatgtgtttttctgcttttcttgaagtgtttagggtgatgaacaaagtaaataaaaaccttgtagtgaaatctgttagtactgaatttaaaaagataaaagtagtgaacacagatctttcaaaactcacttaattttatattaatattaagaatgtcttgctataaaatttctaggctctttgttgataaagagtttagcttctttcttgagagaatacaagatttttttatctaaattgttacttttAAAATAAAGCATCtggtgtttactttatagaacaataaacactggttattacacaatatgcaatagcatgtactaaatcCTATTTTTGGttaaccaaatctttctatttcaGGCTTAGTGTATCTCTgttaatcttgcacgcctgtgactttacttttccagttaatcttggcctttaatcttgtactcttcaagctgcttttgtaaactggtcaatccaactgattggattttttgttgattgataatcttggatatttaactgatctgcactttgtactttgagttttacctcgagatctcctgtttggtatatagagaacttggcatctcgataagtatattggcttattgagatctctCATCACTATAtagatattttgacttatcgaagtctatgagttctctataagagaatttggcttgtcgagatctcgTATCTTCgtatcttcactttggcttatcgatatctctgagttttctaatgatagattgacttatcgatatctcagagttctcaagtgaagaagtgacttgtcgatatctccattcttcatgtcttcaattttgcttgtcgatatctctgagttctctagtagcatttcttgacttctcgataagtcattctagagttctcgaatgacttctctataacacaaaatatgtgacttgtagtcttcttgacttagaatgtttttcacaaaacagatttattcaactccaaacttcttcatactttctcagaggcatgatcttcatgatcttcttttagagcttattcttaggcttgagactgtttacagaaaaatactccagtctagtctatttacatttttacagacttaagtgttataatacaaaatgcaaactaagattacaatacaacttacttagggttgtcaatttgacttagtcttgttattgtacaggcatgtcttgcacaacaggcCAGCTGAAAAATAATTACCGAATTCAATTAGATGCTGCCATTGATTATGTCAAACTTCTTTTAGTTCAAGGCTTGGCCTTCCGAGGATATAATGAATCTGAGACATCAAGAAATAGAGGTAACTTTCTTGTAGTTTGGAAGTTTCTTACAAGTCACAGTCCAGACATAAAAGATGTGTTTAAAAATGCTCTTAAAAATAACAAACTCATTGCACCCTCAATCCAAAAAGATATAATGAATGCTTGTGCAGTTGTAACAGCAAATGCAATTTCTTTAGAACTCGGTGATGAAGTGTTTTCTATATTAGTTGACGAGGCTCGTGATATATCAAATAAAGAACAAATGGTTGTGGTTTTATTTTTTATGGATAAAAGAGGTTGTGTTGTTGAAAGGTTTGTTGGTATTGTACATGTGACTGACACAACTGTTGTATCTCTTAAAGCTGCAATTGAGTCATTACTGGAAATATATGGATTAAGCATAACAAGGATACGGGGTCAAGGTTACGACGGGGCAAGTAATATGAGGGGAGAGTTCAATGGAACTAAAATTTTATTACTGGCAGAAAATAAATCAGTCCACTTTGTTCACTGGTTCGCACACCAACTCCATTTAACACTTGTGGTTGTTGCAAAAAATCACAAGAAACTTGGACCTTTTTTTAGTTGTACTGCAAATTTGACATATATTGTTGGGGGATCTTGTAAACGCGGAGATATTCTTTGAGAGAAACGGTTAGCAAAAGTAGTTGAACAACTTAATAGTGGTGAACTTCCTACCGGGCGTGGTTTAAATCAAGAAATTTTATTAAAACGAGCTGCTGATACAGGATGGAGATCACATTATAGTGTTATAGTGAATCTGATTAGCATGTATCTTTTTGTGGTTAATTTACTTGAATATGTAGAAATATATGGCACACTTTCGAATCAAAGGTCTTATGCAAATGATCTTCTGGATGTTATTCAATTTTTTGAATTTGGTTTCTTACTACATCTGATGAAAAAATCTTAGAAATAACTAATAAACTAGCACAATCTTTGCAGAGGAAAGACCATGACCTTTTGAATGCCATAGATCTCGTCAAAGCAGTAAAAATCAGATTTCCGGAATTTGAGGGAAAAGGCTAGGAGTCTTTATTGAAAGAGACATATGAATTTTTCAATGAATACTTGATAACTATCCCAAGAATGGAGGAAGTATTTGTATCTAGAGGGAGATCACGACGTGTAGCAAGGCAAGTTACAAATGAAGTCCACTATCGAACAAGTTTGTTCAACAATGTGAGTGATGCACAAATTGTTGAGTTAAATTTTTGATTCAACGAGGTAAGTACATAGTTACTTTTGTGTATGATGTGTCTCAGTCTATCAAATTATTTTTCTGCCTTTGATAAGAACAAGCTTAATCGATTTTCCGAGTTCTATCCTGCTGATTTTTGTCCACTTGATCTCATAATACTAGAAAATCaactttttaattatatttttgatGTAAAAAGTCATACAGATTTTATTGAGTTGAATGGTATTAATGGACTTTCTCATAAAATGGTTAAAACCAAAAAAGATTTATTATATCCATCGGTGTTTAATCTTATGAAGTTGGCTTTAACTTTGCCGATTGCTACCACTACCGTTGAGGAACCTTTTTAACAATGAATATTTTCAAACAATCATTAAGAAACTGAATGGGAGATCGTTGGATGAATGACTGTTTATTTACTTACATAGAGAAGGAAATATTTGAAGAGGTCTCGACCGAAGAAATTATCAAATAATTTCAAGAAATGAACACTAGAAGAGTCGTGTTGCGATTATTGTATGTTTAAGACATGAACCATGTTTTTCTTCCTAAACTAGTACATTTGATTTCATATCTTGGTGTTAATATTTATGTTCAAAATTTTTGTGCCCTAGTATGAAACTTTTTGGATACGCCATTGAGCACGAATCTAGCAAAATGTGTCGAGTCTTGCATGCTACTTATATCCGAATTATGATCGAAATCATGACCATAATTTAAATTTTTCCTCATGTCAACTTACTATTATTGTAAATTAACTtgttatttaaatatgtaaacaAATTATAAATAGGAAAACTTGATATCCACAACACAATTCCATTAAAAGgaccatacatatatatatactcaaatCAATGCCGCAACAAATTAAAATATTCATCTAGACAAAGAATACATTTTTTCTTATACTCTCTATCTAAATACCTGCTATAAATTAAACTTTGAGTTTTAGTCTGTA
This sequence is a window from Apium graveolens cultivar Ventura chromosome 9, ASM990537v1, whole genome shotgun sequence. Protein-coding genes within it:
- the LOC141685125 gene encoding uncharacterized protein LOC141685125 — encoded protein: MSCTTGQLKNNYRIQLDAAIDYVKLLLVQGLAFRGYNESETSRNRGNFLVVWKFLTSHSPDIKDVFKNALKNNKLIAPSIQKDIMNACAVVTANAISLELGDEVFSILVDEARDISNKEQMVVVLFFMDKRGCVVERFVGIVHVTDTTVVSLKAAIESLLEIYGLSITRIRGQGYDGASNMRGEFNGTKILLLAENKSVHFVHWFAHQLHLTLVVVAKNHKKLGPFFSCTANLTYIVGGSCKRGDIL